One Persicobacter psychrovividus DNA window includes the following coding sequences:
- a CDS encoding 5'-nucleotidase, with amino-acid sequence MKNFTKHASHTGSLWVMLLFAVTMLGCQPKVLVKSSVQGVDQPVKAVEGTDAEITQMIAPFKEKLDKGMSDVVAVSAQRMFSQPVECNLGNFMADLMQVQGTKEFGKPVDMGVMTNGGLRKPIAKGPITTRDVYELMPFDNRVYILELNGEQVMQLMQYLVDTRLASVSNTYVHAINGKIDDLEIGGKPFDPSRTYTVSVSNYLAGGGDKMFFFRDCRVLKASSYNVRDAIFDYLKSFQSQGKPVEAKVEGRVKID; translated from the coding sequence ATGAAAAATTTTACGAAGCATGCATCGCATACTGGCAGCCTCTGGGTGATGCTGTTGTTTGCGGTAACCATGTTGGGCTGCCAGCCAAAGGTACTGGTGAAATCCTCAGTGCAAGGTGTGGATCAGCCCGTGAAAGCGGTGGAGGGCACCGATGCGGAAATTACACAGATGATTGCCCCTTTCAAGGAAAAGCTGGATAAGGGCATGAGTGATGTGGTGGCCGTTAGTGCACAACGGATGTTCTCGCAGCCAGTGGAATGTAACCTGGGGAATTTTATGGCTGATTTAATGCAGGTGCAGGGAACCAAAGAATTTGGAAAGCCTGTGGATATGGGCGTAATGACCAACGGCGGCCTGCGCAAGCCGATTGCCAAGGGGCCTATTACCACTCGGGATGTTTATGAGCTGATGCCTTTCGACAACCGAGTGTATATCCTTGAACTGAACGGCGAACAGGTGATGCAATTGATGCAGTATTTGGTGGACACCCGCCTGGCGTCAGTTTCCAATACTTATGTACATGCTATCAATGGTAAAATTGATGATCTTGAAATTGGCGGTAAGCCTTTCGATCCTTCAAGAACCTATACCGTGTCGGTGAGTAATTATCTTGCAGGGGGTGGCGACAAAATGTTCTTCTTCCGTGACTGCAGAGTTTTGAAAGCATCCAGCTACAATGTTCGCGATGCCATATTTGATTATTTGAAATCCTTCCAAAGTCAGGGGAAACCTGTGGAGGCGAAAGTGGAAGGCCGAGTGAAAATCGACTAA